One part of the Pecten maximus chromosome 1, xPecMax1.1, whole genome shotgun sequence genome encodes these proteins:
- the LOC117324930 gene encoding josephin-2-like: MDNSKQPKSDIYHERQVKELCALHALNNLYQDKKAFSKKDLDEVCIRLSPDHFINPHRSVLGFGNYDVNVIMAAVQKKNCETLWFDKRKDIKCLVPENIFGFILNIPTDYKWGMLRLPFKRKHWIAFRKIGDVYYNLDSKLDTPQVIGDEKILLGFLRQELEDEEKELLLVVHQDVERKGSWRKTEEKKSRRSSGSKGKKSSESGTPTHSGSRDTPKHLASRREDIVQPFQCNSASGNPTSLNTVPHLQSLHDL; this comes from the exons ATGGATAACTCAAAGCAACCAAAATCAGACATTTACCACGAGCGACAGGTAAAGGAACTATGTGCCCTACATGCACTCAACAACCTTTACCAGGACAAAAAGGCGTTCAGCAAAAAAGATTTGGACGAAGTCTGCATTAG ACTTTCTCCTGATCATTTCATCAACCCACACAGAAGTGTCCTTGGCTTTGGCAATTATGATGTCAATGTAATCATGGCAgctgttcagaaaaaaaattgtgaaacaCTTTGGTTTGATAAGAGAAA AGATATTAAATGCTTAGTCCCAGAAAATATCTTTGGATTCATCCTGAACATACCAACAGATTATAAATGGGGCATGTTGAGACTTCCATTCAAGAGGAAACATTGGATAGCCTTTCGCAAGATAGGTGATGTTTACTATAATTTGGACTCGAAGCTAGACACTCCCCAAGTGATAGGCGATGAAAAGATTTTGCTTGGATTTTTGCGTCAGGAGCTGGAGGATGAGGAAAAAGAACTACTATTAGTGGTCCACCAGGATGTTGAACGTAAGGGATCCTGGAGAAAAACAGAAGAAAAGAAGTCCAGGAGGTCGAGTGGTAGTAAGGGCAAGAAATCAAGTGAGTCCGGGACGCCTACACACTCTGGGAGTCGGGACACGCCAAAACATCTTGCCTCTCGCCGAGAAGATATTGTCCAGCCATTTCAATGTAATTCGGCCAGTGGTAATCCTACCTCACTTAACACCGTGCCACATCTCCAGAGTCTCCACGATCTCTGA
- the LOC117324764 gene encoding uncharacterized protein LOC117324764 isoform X1, with amino-acid sequence MFIVPIHSRDVEYIYLHTCNVKNIYLHTCNVEYMFIVPIHIRDVEYIYLHTCNVEYIYLHTCNVEYIYLHTCNVEYMFIVPIHSRDVEYFYLHACNVEYIYLHTYNVEYIYLHTCNVEYFYLHTCNVEYIYLHTYNVEYIYLHTCNVEYIYLHTYNVEYIYLHTCNVEYFYLHTCNVEYIYLHTCNVEYIYLHTCNVEYFYLHTCIVEYIYLHTCNVEYFYLHTCNVEYIYLHTCNVEYIYLHTCNVEYIYLHTCNVEYFYLHACNVEYIYLHTCNVEYIYLHTCNVEHIYPYTCKVCVSTHL; translated from the exons ATGTTTATTGTACCTATACATAGTCGTGATGTAGAGTACATTTATCTACACACTTGTAATGTAAAGAACATTTATCTACACACTTGTAATGTAGAGTACATGTTTATTGTACCTATACATATTCGTGATGTAGAGTAC ATTTATCTACATACTTGTAATGTAGAGTACATTTATCTACACACTTGTAATGTAGAGTACATTTATCTACACACTTGTAATGTAGAGTACATGTTTATTGTACCTATACATAGTCGTGATGTAGAGTACTTTTATCTACACGCTTGTAATGTAGAGTACATTTATCTACACACTTATAATGTAGAGTACATTTATCTACACACTTGTAATGTAGAGTACTTTTATCTACACACTTGTAATGTAGAGTACATTTATCTACACACTTATAATGTAGAGTACATTTATCTACACACTTGTAATGTAGAGTACATTTATCTACACACTTATAATGTAGAGTACATTTATCTACATACTTGTAATGTAGAGTACTTTTATCTACACACTTGTAATGTAGAGTACATTTATCTACACACTTGTAATGTAGAGTACATTTATCTACATACTTGTAATGTAGAGTACTTTTATCTACACACTTGTATTGTAGAGTACATTTACCTACATACTTGTAATGTAGAGTACTTTTATCTACACACTTGTAATGTAGAGTACATTTATCTACACACTTGTAATGTAGAGTACATTTATCTACACACTTGTAATGTAGAGTACATTTATCTACACACTTGTAATGTAGAGTACTTTTATCTACACGCTTGTAATGTAGAGTACATTTATCTACACACTTGTAATGTAGAGTACATTTATCTACACACTTGTAATGTAGAGCACATTTATCCATACACATGTAAAGTATGTGTTTCTACACACTTGTAA
- the LOC117324764 gene encoding uncharacterized protein LOC117324764 isoform X2, which produces MFIVPIHSRDVEYIYLHTCNVKNIYLHTCNVEYMFIVPIHIRDVEYIYLHTCIVEYIYLHTCNVEYIYLHTCNVEYMFIVPIHSRDVEYFYLHACNVEYIYLHTYNVEYIYLHTCNVEYFYLHTCNVEYIYLHTYNVEYIYLHTCNVEYIYLHTYNVEYIYLHTCNVEYFYLHTCNVEYIYLHTCNVEYIYLHTCNVEYFYLHTCIVEYIYLHTCNVEYFYLHTCNVEYIYLHTCNVEYIYLHTCNVEYIYLHTCNVEYFYLHACNVEYIYLHTCNVEYIYLHTCNVEHIYPYTCKVCVSTHL; this is translated from the exons ATGTTTATTGTACCTATACATAGTCGTGATGTAGAGTACATTTATCTACACACTTGTAATGTAAAGAACATTTATCTACACACTTGTAATGTAGAGTACATGTTTATTGTACCTATACATATTCGTGATGTAGAGTACATTTATCTACACACTTGTATTGTAGAGTACATTTATCTACATACTTGTAATGTAGAGTACATTTATCTACACACTTGTAATGTAGAGTAC ATGTTTATTGTACCTATACATAGTCGTGATGTAGAGTACTTTTATCTACACGCTTGTAATGTAGAGTACATTTATCTACACACTTATAATGTAGAGTACATTTATCTACACACTTGTAATGTAGAGTACTTTTATCTACACACTTGTAATGTAGAGTACATTTATCTACACACTTATAATGTAGAGTACATTTATCTACACACTTGTAATGTAGAGTACATTTATCTACACACTTATAATGTAGAGTACATTTATCTACATACTTGTAATGTAGAGTACTTTTATCTACACACTTGTAATGTAGAGTACATTTATCTACACACTTGTAATGTAGAGTACATTTATCTACATACTTGTAATGTAGAGTACTTTTATCTACACACTTGTATTGTAGAGTACATTTACCTACATACTTGTAATGTAGAGTACTTTTATCTACACACTTGTAATGTAGAGTACATTTATCTACACACTTGTAATGTAGAGTACATTTATCTACACACTTGTAATGTAGAGTACATTTATCTACACACTTGTAATGTAGAGTACTTTTATCTACACGCTTGTAATGTAGAGTACATTTATCTACACACTTGTAATGTAGAGTACATTTATCTACACACTTGTAATGTAGAGCACATTTATCCATACACATGTAAAGTATGTGTTTCTACACACTTGTAA